A genomic region of Drosophila kikkawai strain 14028-0561.14 chromosome X, DkikHiC1v2, whole genome shotgun sequence contains the following coding sequences:
- the LOC108080304 gene encoding LOW QUALITY PROTEIN: homeobox protein 5 (The sequence of the model RefSeq protein was modified relative to this genomic sequence to represent the inferred CDS: substituted 1 base at 1 genomic stop codon) — translation MANEDVQIVLVIDSNGQTLPLLGVGFGGPVAPPVKQERADDAEIRELAAKMKEQQKQQAAQQASRQAAMQQHSNGGNAGQMQPPITNGNGQTNIMSYLSRHQKLPNGTMQVVPALAGGANGVRPNGITTDAAAAAAAAAAAEKKSGPCDEESVMGHFGWAQFGKVYIPYIYRQSEKYCSVRMIELKLLGKYLNCLHPDIYSSCTCVRSYYITDAEARLFIEINHKHCDGEFGRDIFTQKDLVVRLSDASKFYQFLDICYRKLVSGSKTPSEKCGFIRINKESVVPYTVRNSQQVVPLFYFEGETENLKTKAELLNGWDLAYLKFCCKVQGIRNELFSSENVAVISLTDIKSYFPNGTEFEDYWPSKVVDSNLLIGNRANVNNSVNWTRQPSAPPPKITTSSTAGSGSGSGSGSSGGGGNAISNSSSGGQVQSKSQQQQQQHASAVTAAAAAQQQHLMKQRAAAAAAAANANGGGGGGGGVPNAANSFGASQAAAAAAAAFNSQAAVAAAASAAMLSQSQSNNRMLSQATVQALASSGWMSGQSNLQLHAQIMQTHANANRVGSYREHMNNLMMSGSGRQPYSYNNPAISMSSVNSHSGGGGNAPPPLVRSAAGQNANHLSNVELVQQQTQHQQQQRHQNSTYNNQQQQQLQHSSSHNNSSNNNNNNNHHQHHHHQHHHHHHALAKNSHMNGGGGVGNSSSSNSPAANSSTAAAAAVAVAAGYVQALLGSSGAGGAAGAGGTGTAGTGASSGASFNYNLPSTRADYTNLALWNQLTPAQRLLFSQQLKGAGGGGGGGGVGGANTPGLGGGGGGGGGGGSGNNKNFPALPSLPLDTDLITMLDYNNPNKVNKSKGMSNNNNNNNNVVTFTKPIVPPLISDGSGSAEISLTKSGSRSSSSSRGEAAPPPVAASGTTIPLNSTQALEDFAKKCTVMTDEMRAVIQKVLANPDLSTFIQTNNSSGGGGGGGAAGGGGGGGGHLLPSYISPPMSPAMVGGGGLSNVATLTLASNPNVTITPQLPPGHFLHSPSSSCSSSSASNTAASPLSSSNGVSGLGLGLGLGLGIGSNMSAGGGGGGGGATVPAGSNSSNSGSGGRQKSVICSTKSNSLPMAILSLAGNNGGHGNNVNNHNHPTGMGRRNNSNNYGRQSHSNNSNSNNNSSSHNTSTTTISTQQSTVTPPTDVIDLSSSRRSLAASAAYLQQQHSSVVVAQQQQQAAAAVAQHQRMAAAAAHHAQQQQHVQNGRTSGNTNSNPSGSNGNNSSTGNNNTGSGGNSSTTGNGSTGGNSSNSGSSGGGSSNSASMHLQRHAALAAAAAADSAQRLCIIPEIPANNMNLTPYKVQRVCVDKHLVPCINMKAYNDSEQLMTLIEFQKNFFPSVPLDHCKRLIEALGVELYKANRRQVQILMEFDRNYNENMPLVQVRDIIKYMTQLTFMTRQSEQPPAKRTRTSXELSWGAQHLPQQQLTTTATTTTAATINVKSSLAAAASAVATTNHNRSSSSSGGGGSAGSQRRRALTPPANLSRRVALAPPPAPTQQDLEQKQKQKSSSSLHPSTHISSNTYEMLYSHNQQQPAQPQQQQQHQHQAAMQHEQQRLLKKRQHAEPAITKTTTKSAAQKMAEAEHAYLSNLYGKAAASMLSPPLPDWEHQQQQILRQQQQQQQQQQKQLQQQQQQRRLATRPTQPQQAASRHIMHRRHSVCAAGIASLSPAASSTTNSSTSPTSSSTSSSSSSAAAAAAALAAASYYGNAAAAAAAAASFTAPYQHHQHHHHHHQQHAAAAAAAAAAAAAAHHHHHHHHHAAAAAAAAAAAAAVANATAAAATNHHHQHGQPSPTIYPPTPPPSAPWVHPWAYAGDAPF, via the exons ATGGCCAACGAGGATGTGCAGATAGTTCTCGTCATCGATAGCAATGGCCAGACTTTGCCTCTTCTTGGCGTCGGCTTCGGCGGTCCCGTGGCTCCGCCTGTCAAACAGGAGCGTGCCGATGACGCCGAAATCCGTGAATTGGCAGCTAAAATGAAAGAACAACAGAAGCAACAAGCCGCCCAGCAGGCATCCCGCCAAGCGGCGATGCAACAGCACTCGAATGGAGGCAATGCTGGACAGATGCAACCGCCAATAACCAATGGCAACGGCCAGACGAATATCATGAGCTACCTGTCGCGCCATCAGAAGCTACCCAATGGAACCATGCAAGTGGTACCGGCATTAGCTGGCGGCGCCAATGGCGTCCGTCCCAATGGTATAACAacagatgctgctgctgctgcagcggccGCGGCGGCAGCCGAAAAGAAATCCGGACCCTGCGACGAGGAATCTGTAATGGGACACTTTGGTTGGGCGCAATTTGGTAAAGTCTATATACCGTACATTTATCGGCAATCAGAGAAATATTGCTCGGTGCGCATGATCGAACTGAAGCTACTGGGCAAATACCTCAACTGTCTGCATCCGGATATCTACTCAAGCTGCACATGCGTCCGCAGCTACTACATAACGGACGCGGAAGCTCGTCTCTTTATCGAGATCAATCACAAGCACTGTGACGGTGAATTCGGACGTGATATCTTCACCCAGAAGGATCTGGTGGTGCGTCTCAGCGATGCAAGTAAATTCTATCAATTTTTGGATATTTGCTATCGCAAACTGGTCTCCGGAAGCAAGACTCCGTCGGAAAAATGCGGCTTCATAAGGATCAATAAGGAATCGGTTGTCCCATATACAGTACGGAATAGCCAGCAGGTTGTGCCTCTGTTCTACTTTGAGGGCGAAACGGAGAATTTAAAGACAAAGGCTGAACTCCTTAATGGCTGGGATTTGGCCTATTTGAAGTTCTGTTGCAAAGTGCAGGGCATTCGAAATGAGCTCTTTTCCAGCGAGAATGTGGCAGTCATTTCGCTAACGGACATCAAAAGCTACTTCCCCAATGGCACCGAATTTGAGGATTACTGGCCCAGCAAGGTGGTCGACTCGAATCTCCTGATTGGCAATCGTGCGAATGTCAATAATTCGGTTAATTGGACACGCCAGCCCTCGGCACCACCGCCAAAGATCACAACGAGCTCAACAGCTGGTTCGGGATCGGGATCAGGATCAGGATCCTCCGGAGGCGGCGGCAATGCAATTAGCAATTCGTCATCCGGCGGTCAGGTGCAGTCCAAgtcgcagcaacaacagcagcagcatgctTCAGCGGtgacagcggcggcggcagcccAACAGCAGCATCTAATGAAGCAACgcgccgccgcagcagccgccgcgGCCAATGCCAATGGTGGAggaggtggcggcggcggagtaCCCAACGCGGCCAATAGCTTTGGGGCCtcccaggcagcagcagctgcggcAGCGGCCTTCAACTCGCAAGCAGCAGTGGCGGCAGCCGCATCGGCGGCAATGCTCTCACAGTCTCAGAGCAATAACCGGATGCTGTCGCAGGCCACCGTTCAGGCGCTGGCCAGCAGCGGTTGGATGTCCGGACAGAGTAACCTGCAGCTTCATGCCCAGATAATG CAAACGCATGCGAATGCTAATCGCGTGGGCAGCTACCGTGAGCACATGAATAATCTTATGATGAGCGGCAGCGGCCGGCAACCGTATTCCTACAACAATCCTGCGATCTCCATGTCCTCGGTGAACAGTCAcagcggcggtggcggtaATGCTCCACCGCCACTTGTACGTTCGGCGGCTGGTCAGAATGCCAATCATTT GTCAAATGTCGAGCTGGTTCAACAACAGActcaacaccaacaacaacaacgacaccAGAACAGCACCTACAacaatcaacaacaacaacaactccaACACTCTTCTTCACACAACAACAgtagtaacaacaacaacaacaacaaccatcaccaacatcaccatcaccaacatcatcaccatcatcatgcCTTAGCCAAAAACAGCCACATGaacggtggtggtggtgttggcaACTCCTCCTCATCAAACTCTCCTGCCGCCAACTCCTCGACagccgctgctgcagcagtTGCTGTAGCAGCTGGCTATGTTCAGGCATTGCTAGGAAGCAGTGGAgccggaggagcagcaggagctggcGGAACAGGAACTGCCGGAACTGGAGCTTCTTCGGGAGCTTCTTTCAACTACAACCTGCCCTCGACACGTGCAGATTACACCAATCTAGCTTTGTGGAATCAACTGACACCCGCCCAACGATTGCTATTTAGTCAACAGTTGAagggagcaggaggaggaggaggaggaggaggagtaggaggtgCCAACACACCAGGCCTGGGaggcggtggtggcggcggaggaggaggaggatctgGCAATAATAAGAACTTTCCTGCATTACCCTCACTACCCCTGGACACGGATCTAATAACCATGCTGGACTATAATAATCCCAATAAAGTGAACAAGTCAAAGGGAAtgagcaataacaacaacaacaataataatgtgGTGACATTTACGAAACCCATTGTGCCGCCATTAATCTCCGATGGCAGCGGATCTGCTGAGATAAGTTTAACGAAGAGCGGCAGCCGGAGTAGCAGTAGCAGTCGAGGTGAAGCTGCTCCACCCCCAGTGGCGGCCAGTGGCACCACTATACCCTTAAACTCCACCCAAGCTCTGGAGGATTTTGCCAAAAAGTGCACTGTGATGACGGATGAGATGCGTGCGGTTATACAAAAGGTGTTGGCCAATCCGGATCTCTCAACATTTATACAGACAAACAATAgcagcggaggaggaggaggaggaggagcagcaggaggtggaggtggtggtggtggtcacTTGCTACCATCGTATATATCACCACCAATGTCACCGGCAATGGTGGGAGGCGGTGGTTTAAGCAATGTGGCCACTCTAACTCTGGCCTCCAATCCGAATGTGACAATAACGCCACAATTGCCACCAGGACACTTTCTTCACTCGCCCTCCAGTTCGTGTTCCAGCTCCAGTGCCTCCAATACGGCAGCAAGTCCACTGAGTAGCAGCAATGGCGTTAGCGGTCTAGGTTTAGGTTTAGGTTTAGGATTAGGTATAGGTAGTAACATGAgcgcaggaggaggaggaggaggaggaggagcaacagTACCCGCcggaagcaacagcagcaacagcgggAGTGGTGGTCGACAGAAGAGTGTGATTTGTTCCACAAAAAGTAATAGCCTACCCATGGCCATACTCTCGCTGGCCGGGAATAATGGTGGACATGGGAATAATGTTAATAATCATAATCATCCAACGGGAATGGGGCGtcgcaacaacagcaacaattaTGGTCGTCAGTcacacagcaacaacagtaaTAGTAACAATAATAGTAGTAGCCATAACACATCCACCACAACAATCAGTACACAACAATCCACAGTTACACCACCCACTGACGTTATCGATCTGTCCTCCTCTCGAAGGTCATTGGCAGCCTCGGCAGCCtacctgcagcagcagcattcaTCCGTAGTGGTGgcccagcaacaacaacaggcagcagcggcagttGCCCAGCATCAGCGTATGGCCGCAGCAGCCGCTCATcatgcccagcagcagcagcatgtcCAAAATGGACGAACTTCTGGCAATACGAATTCAAATCCAAGTGGCTCCAATGGTAATAATTCATCAACTGGTAATAATAATACCGGTAGTGGTGGTAATTCCTCCACCACTGGTAATGGTTCCACTGGTGGTAACTCATCCAACTCTGGCTCAAGCGGTGGTGGATCCTCGAACAGTGCCTCAATGCATCTGCAAAGGCATGCAGCATTGGCGGCAGCCGCTGCAGCGGATAGTGCCCAAAGGTTATGCATTATCCCAGAGATACCCGCGAATAATATGAATCTAACGCCATACAAGGTGCAAAGGGTTTGCGTGGATAAGCATCTGGTGCCGTGCATCAATATGAAGGCCTACAATGATTCCGAACAGCTAATGACCCTCATTGAATTCCAAAAGAATTTCTTTCCATCAGTGCCGCTGGATCATTGCAAGCGTTTGATAGAGGCGCTGGGCGTGGAGCTTTACAAGGCGAATCG GCGACAGGTGCAAATTCTAATGGAATTTGATAGGAATTACAATGAGAATATGCCTCTAGTGCAGGTGCGCGACATAATCAAATATATGACACAATTGACATTTATGACGCGTCAATCGGAGCAGCCGCCGGCCAAGAGGACGCGCACAAGCTAGGAATTAAGCTGGGGAGCACAACATTtgccacaacaacaattaacaacaacagcaacaacaacaacagcagcaacaatcaaTGTAAAATCATcattagcagcagcagcatcagcagttGCAACTACAAACCATAAcagatcatcatcatcatcaggaggaggaggatcagCTGGGTCACAGCGAAGACGCGCCTTAACGCCGCCAGCGAATCTTAGCAGACGCGTGGCTTTGGCCCCACCACCGGCACCCACCCAGCAGGATCTGgaacagaagcagaagcaaaaATCATCCTCATCACTACATCCTTCAACacacatcagcagcaacacatACGAAATGTTGTACTCccacaaccaacaacaaccagcacagccacagcagcagcagcagcaccaacatcaagcagcaatgcaacaCGAGCAGCAGCGTTTGCTTAAAAAGCGTCAACATGCAGAACCGGCCATTACCAAGACAACAACCAAGTCGGCGGCCCAAAAGATGGCCGAGGCGGAGCATGCCTATTTGTCGAATTTGTATGGCAAGGCGGCGGCCAGTATGCTGAGTCCACCGCTGCCCGATTGggagcatcagcagcagcagatactgcgtcagcaacagcagcagcagcagcagcaacagaagcagctgcaacaacaacagcagcagcgtcgTTTGGCAACGCGACCCACACAGCCCCAGCAGGCGGCATCTCGTCATATAATGCACCGAAGGCACAGTGTATGTGCTGCTGGTATAGCCAGCCTATCGCCTGCCGCCTCTTCCACCACCAACTCCTCCACCTCGCCGACATCGTCGTcaacgtcgtcgtcgtcatcgtcggcggcagcagcagcagctgccctAGCGGCTGCCTCTTATTATGgcaatgcagcagcagcagcagcagcggcagcatccTTTACGGCACCATatcagcatcatcagcatcatcatcatcatcaccagcagcatgcagcagcggcagcagcagcggcggcagcagcagcagcggcgcatcatcatcatcaccatcatcatcatgcagcagcggcagcggcggcagcagcagcagcagcagcagtagcaaacgcaacagcagcagcagctacaaaccatcatcatcagcacGGGCAGCCATCGCCAACGATATATCCGCCAACGCCGCCACCATCGGCACCTTGGGTGCATCCCTGGGCCTATGCGGGTGATGCTCCATTCTGA